A genomic region of uncultured Roseibium sp. contains the following coding sequences:
- a CDS encoding c-type cytochrome, which translates to MFKQILLAAAILLPATAYAEPSLERGEYLVRGPAACGNCHTPQGPNGPDMANELGGFLVEKNDAMEAWAVNITPGSRVAGWSDEELARAIREGIRPDGSVIGPPMPIGLYRGLSDDDLMSIVMFLRTVPASDNQTPQSTYNFPLPPAYGPPIDTVASIPQGVTVEYGEYLAGPVAHCMECHTTFGEKGPMFETHLGAGGFEFHGPWGVSVAPNITPHEDGIPGYSDEELARMITQGQRPDGKPMLPPMGYGYYGTMTPEDLSAILLYLRQIPPLPSPG; encoded by the coding sequence ATGTTTAAACAAATACTTTTGGCGGCGGCCATTCTGCTGCCGGCTACGGCTTATGCCGAACCGAGCCTGGAACGCGGTGAATATCTTGTGCGAGGCCCCGCCGCCTGCGGCAATTGCCACACGCCCCAGGGGCCGAACGGGCCTGACATGGCCAACGAGCTTGGCGGGTTTCTGGTCGAAAAGAACGACGCGATGGAGGCCTGGGCTGTCAACATCACACCGGGGAGCCGGGTCGCCGGGTGGAGCGATGAAGAGCTTGCCCGGGCAATCCGCGAGGGCATCCGGCCCGATGGCAGCGTCATCGGCCCGCCGATGCCGATCGGTCTCTACAGGGGGCTCAGCGATGACGACCTGATGTCGATCGTGATGTTCTTGAGGACGGTTCCGGCCAGCGACAACCAGACGCCTCAGTCGACCTACAACTTCCCGCTTCCACCGGCCTACGGACCTCCGATCGACACGGTGGCGTCGATCCCTCAGGGGGTCACGGTCGAATACGGGGAGTACCTGGCCGGTCCGGTCGCACACTGCATGGAATGTCACACCACCTTCGGCGAAAAGGGGCCGATGTTCGAGACCCATCTCGGCGCGGGCGGCTTTGAATTTCACGGACCCTGGGGTGTTTCGGTCGCTCCGAACATCACGCCGCACGAAGACGGAATACCCGGCTATTCGGACGAAGAGCTCGCACGGATGATCACGCAAGGCCAACGGCCCGATGGCAAGCCGATGCTGCCGCCGATGGGCTACGGCTATTACGGGACAATGACGCCCGAGGATCTTTCAGCGATCCTTCTTTACCTGCGCCAGATACCGCCGCTGCCGAGCCCGGGTTGA
- a CDS encoding DMT family transporter, with translation MRGIALMALGMFMFSAVDTMAKFLTDTIHPFQIVWCRQLGLLLGVFVLIGLKGRSVLVSANPVLQIGRGALAAVSATLFVIGVKFVPLADAVAITFVAPFMVTVMGALILREPVGIRRWTAVIIGFIGTLIVIRPGLGVLHPAAGLLVIAAGAFALRQILSRILAGGDSAGTTVAYTAIVSCTLLTGPMLFVWESPGSATEILLLVTMAVLAAAGETLVILALDAAQAVVVAPLQYTLLIWGTFYGFVVFGQFPDGWTWLGALIIVGTGIYTLNRERLALRRKR, from the coding sequence ATGCGCGGGATCGCGCTCATGGCGCTCGGCATGTTCATGTTTTCCGCCGTCGACACCATGGCGAAATTCCTGACCGACACGATCCATCCGTTCCAGATCGTCTGGTGCCGCCAACTGGGCCTGCTGCTCGGTGTCTTTGTTCTCATCGGCCTCAAGGGCCGGTCCGTGCTCGTCTCGGCCAATCCCGTCTTGCAGATCGGGCGGGGTGCGCTCGCTGCGGTCTCCGCAACGCTTTTCGTCATCGGTGTCAAGTTCGTTCCGCTGGCGGATGCGGTCGCGATCACCTTTGTCGCGCCTTTCATGGTCACCGTGATGGGCGCACTCATCCTGCGCGAACCGGTCGGCATCCGCCGCTGGACGGCCGTCATCATCGGGTTCATCGGCACGCTGATTGTGATCCGCCCGGGCTTGGGTGTGCTGCATCCGGCGGCTGGTCTGCTGGTGATTGCAGCCGGGGCCTTCGCGCTCCGCCAGATCCTGTCGCGCATTCTTGCCGGCGGTGACAGCGCCGGAACGACGGTTGCCTACACCGCGATCGTCTCCTGCACGCTGTTGACCGGACCGATGCTCTTTGTCTGGGAGTCGCCGGGGTCGGCAACCGAAATCCTGCTGCTTGTCACCATGGCCGTTCTTGCGGCAGCCGGGGAAACGCTAGTCATCCTGGCGCTGGATGCTGCCCAGGCGGTCGTGGTTGCGCCTCTGCAATATACGCTCCTGATCTGGGGAACCTTCTACGGCTTCGTCGTCTTCGGACAGTTCCCCGATGGCTGGACATGGCTGGGGGCCCTCATCATTGTTGGGACTGGCATCTATACGCTCAACCGGGAGCGCCTGGCGCTGCGCAGGAAACGCTGA
- a CDS encoding hemerythrin domain-containing protein — protein MTHAFDIRTQDMPATMRTLLDEYPRDSWDAHPGFKEKTKHWLGAHQMFRKLGELVRSETELYLDRSREPDDFAGRLSYYGNALVANLHGHHTWEDKSYFPELSAADPRFDAGLEILEKDHQELDRVLDRFAKTANRSIKLIHLDEPQAREEAGRLHGLAGTIEAFLDRHLADEEELAVPIILHHRLRG, from the coding sequence ATGACACACGCATTCGACATCCGCACACAAGACATGCCCGCAACCATGCGCACCCTGCTGGACGAGTATCCCCGCGACAGCTGGGACGCGCATCCGGGCTTCAAGGAGAAAACGAAGCACTGGCTCGGCGCACATCAGATGTTCCGAAAGCTCGGAGAACTCGTGCGGTCCGAAACCGAACTCTACCTGGACAGATCCAGGGAGCCGGACGATTTCGCGGGACGGCTGTCCTACTATGGCAATGCGCTGGTGGCCAATCTTCATGGACATCACACCTGGGAAGACAAGAGTTACTTCCCGGAGCTGTCGGCAGCCGATCCGCGATTTGATGCCGGACTGGAGATCCTCGAAAAGGATCACCAGGAACTGGATCGCGTGCTGGACCGGTTTGCCAAGACCGCCAACCGGTCGATCAAGCTGATCCATCTCGACGAGCCCCAGGCGCGCGAGGAAGCAGGCCGGCTGCACGGTCTTGCCGGAACGATCGAGGCCTTTCTCGACCGGCACCTTGCCGACGAGGAGGAACTTGCCGTTCCGATCATCCTGCATCACCGCTTGCGGGGATAA
- a CDS encoding DJ-1/PfpI family protein, which translates to MTSFSAKFAEPRDETRQVVFVVYPDIVLLDLVGPLQVFSHAPDPQTKTNGYECAVVSLSGGTVTTNTVVSIPSEPVSRYLNTEIHTLVVVGGHGANTAMHDARVLAMVNALAERAGRVCSVCSGALVLAAAGLLNGRRAVTHWDDCATLETGFPEVKVEIDPIYIKDGNVWTSAGITAGIDMALAVVAEDLGRRSALRVARSMVTHMARAGGQSQFSPVLRRQLLDSTGRFEDLHHWVAENLCRDLRVEELAAKMNMSARNFARLYTGQMGLTPAKAVEAIRIEVAQNLLETSGKTVKQIAVQCGFNDEERMRRAFMRTLSVSPTDYRRGFRAHGVPKPH; encoded by the coding sequence ATGACCTCGTTTTCTGCCAAATTTGCCGAACCCCGTGACGAGACCAGACAAGTGGTGTTCGTCGTTTACCCGGACATCGTCCTGCTCGACCTTGTCGGTCCGTTGCAGGTCTTCAGTCATGCGCCGGACCCGCAAACGAAAACCAACGGATATGAGTGCGCGGTTGTCTCGCTGAGCGGCGGCACGGTGACGACGAACACCGTGGTCTCGATCCCGAGCGAACCTGTTTCCCGGTACCTGAACACCGAGATCCATACGCTGGTCGTCGTGGGCGGGCACGGCGCCAACACGGCCATGCACGACGCGCGAGTGCTCGCCATGGTCAACGCCCTGGCGGAACGGGCCGGGCGGGTCTGTTCGGTCTGCTCCGGTGCTCTTGTCCTGGCCGCAGCGGGTCTTCTCAACGGGCGCAGGGCGGTCACGCACTGGGACGATTGCGCCACGCTGGAAACGGGGTTTCCCGAAGTGAAAGTCGAAATTGACCCCATCTACATCAAGGACGGCAACGTCTGGACCTCTGCCGGCATAACGGCCGGCATCGATATGGCGCTCGCTGTTGTCGCGGAAGATCTCGGCCGGCGCTCGGCGCTGCGCGTCGCAAGGTCCATGGTTACCCACATGGCGCGCGCCGGGGGACAGTCGCAATTCAGTCCAGTGTTGCGCCGGCAACTGCTGGACTCGACCGGACGCTTCGAAGACCTTCATCATTGGGTCGCGGAAAACCTCTGCCGGGACTTGAGGGTTGAGGAACTTGCCGCGAAAATGAACATGAGCGCCCGGAATTTCGCCAGGCTGTATACCGGGCAAATGGGTTTGACACCGGCGAAAGCGGTCGAGGCCATTCGTATCGAGGTGGCCCAGAACCTTCTGGAAACAAGCGGGAAGACCGTCAAGCAAATCGCCGTGCAGTGCGGTTTCAACGACGAAGAGCGCATGCGCCGGGCCTTCATGCGCACGCTCAGCGTCTCTCCAACGGATTACCGGCGCGGCTTTCGCGCTCATGGGGTCCCAAAGCCTCATTGA
- a CDS encoding protein tyrosine phosphatase family protein, translated as MRDLPHILNWRRISGRITTSGQPSEAELAEIKSLGVTHIVNLGPHHNKGALEDEPGTVSGLGMTYVYIPVEFDHPTDADFDAFRRALEDLKDTSIHVHCIYNARVSAFFYRYARTGHLLAETTGFENMDSIWRPGADWARFIGDPSALDQPNRYAGEDY; from the coding sequence ATGCGCGATCTCCCCCACATCCTGAACTGGCGGCGGATATCCGGCAGGATCACGACGTCCGGACAGCCGAGCGAGGCGGAACTCGCCGAGATCAAATCTCTGGGCGTGACCCATATCGTCAATCTCGGTCCGCATCACAACAAGGGCGCGCTGGAAGACGAGCCGGGAACCGTCTCCGGCCTCGGAATGACCTATGTCTACATTCCGGTCGAATTCGACCATCCCACCGACGCCGACTTTGACGCGTTCCGGCGCGCGCTCGAAGATCTGAAGGACACATCGATCCACGTGCATTGCATCTACAATGCACGGGTCAGCGCATTCTTCTATCGCTATGCCAGAACGGGTCATCTCCTTGCGGAGACCACGGGATTTGAAAACATGGACAGCATCTGGAGACCCGGTGCCGACTGGGCACGTTTCATCGGAGACCCGAGTGCGCTCGATCAACCGAACCGATATGCAGGCGAAGATTACTGA
- a CDS encoding EAL domain-containing protein, with product MDLMSDAVAVGHLLPGAPSAPLVHVNSAFSDLFGYRPEEIVGREMACLFSQTGPRGFSTSFLKDLARRGKAQITKDACHCSDGSNLHVSVSFVAVENTEHGGHFICATFRAANERSAHDGPEHDGSEQTGETHLEDDRLKAALQDFPDPVALYDKDKRLRFWNRAFSASLTETPSDLKAGLSLEALLRIGLENGRFAEARGQEEAWLHKQIHLADTAEPRSDLELAGDVYQRVLRSRVANGDLLVIRFDTTEITRERQASDRTHARLVAALNAYPDPIVIYDKDLNLVCWNDGYAASVTDTPEDLAEGMHLRDVLGLAIEHGRYPDAVGQEDAWVESIMTPENLGSGWEDVELDGDIHHRLLRSRSSNGDYVVIRLNSTELVRQKRSAEAAQARLLAALNAYPAPFVIYDSDDCLVVCNDAYRASMSSDPDELKTGMHRTLVARIAIRSGKIANAIGREEEWMSDDHQEVDVAKPVQDLELPGDVHHRLLRTRVENGDLVMLRIDTTELVRQRRALEETQDRLFSAINAYPDPFAIYDENHNLVIWNPAYAISMSDNPDEIRAGTSLKDLLGTAAKCGRIPAAIGREEKWVEAYCTPNVLEPGVEDFEFSDDQHHRMVRSRTEKGEYVVLRLNITEVVRQQRALERYSAQLEKANQEITYKALHDDLTGLGNRRYLTQKFGDFVQRRIDRGGEIAALHIDLDRFKQINDTMGHAAGDEVLLDISRRILARADAEDVVARIGGDEFVVLLYVSGDDVDRPKDLANVLLEDLSRPMRYEGKICRFGASIGLARTPLADIDQLLTNSDVALYKAKRRGRGQLGVFDQSDLEEVQRTKDVADDLLRAIETDEFVPFYQPQVDAATRQVVGIEALARWHHPEKGILTPAAFLSVATDLHVAADIDRMIFERAVRECQQAFGAYRQPLSLSFNVSENRINDSEVNAIRDCVDTYAGQISFELLETIFLEEQDDDFLARLRQLRELGIGIEVDDFGSGRASVVALQRINPDRLKIDRRLVSLVAEGSGGLRLLRSIIEIGQALELGVTAEGVETREQAEILTRLGCDRLQGFYFARPMAFSDLLTYLETPDSLVRGA from the coding sequence ATGGATTTGATGAGTGACGCGGTCGCCGTCGGGCATCTTTTGCCCGGCGCGCCGTCGGCACCCCTCGTTCATGTCAACAGCGCCTTTTCAGACCTCTTCGGGTACCGGCCGGAGGAGATTGTCGGCCGCGAGATGGCCTGTCTTTTCAGCCAGACCGGCCCGCGCGGTTTCAGCACCTCCTTTCTGAAAGACCTCGCCAGGCGCGGCAAGGCGCAGATCACGAAAGACGCCTGCCATTGTTCCGACGGTTCGAACTTGCACGTGAGCGTGTCTTTCGTTGCCGTCGAGAACACGGAACACGGCGGCCATTTCATCTGCGCAACATTCCGCGCCGCCAACGAACGCTCTGCGCATGACGGACCTGAACATGACGGGTCTGAGCAAACCGGAGAGACGCACCTGGAAGACGACCGCCTCAAGGCGGCGCTGCAGGACTTTCCCGATCCCGTGGCCTTGTACGACAAGGACAAGAGGCTTCGTTTCTGGAACAGGGCCTTCAGTGCGTCCCTGACGGAGACGCCCAGCGACCTCAAGGCCGGCCTGAGCCTTGAGGCGCTGTTGCGGATCGGGCTTGAGAACGGTCGCTTCGCAGAAGCGCGCGGCCAGGAGGAAGCCTGGCTGCACAAGCAGATACACCTTGCCGACACAGCCGAACCCAGGTCCGACCTGGAGCTTGCAGGCGATGTCTACCAGCGCGTCCTGCGCAGCCGGGTGGCGAATGGAGATCTTCTGGTGATCCGGTTCGACACGACCGAGATCACGCGCGAGCGGCAGGCGTCGGACCGCACCCATGCGCGGCTCGTTGCGGCCCTGAATGCCTACCCGGATCCGATCGTCATATATGACAAGGACCTCAATCTCGTTTGCTGGAATGACGGCTATGCCGCCTCAGTAACCGACACCCCGGAAGATCTTGCTGAAGGCATGCATCTGCGCGATGTCCTGGGCCTTGCGATCGAACACGGGCGGTATCCCGATGCCGTCGGGCAGGAAGATGCCTGGGTGGAAAGCATCATGACGCCCGAAAACCTGGGCAGCGGCTGGGAAGATGTAGAGCTTGACGGCGACATACATCACCGGCTTTTGCGCTCAAGGTCCTCAAACGGCGACTACGTGGTCATCCGGCTGAATTCCACCGAACTCGTCAGACAAAAGCGGTCCGCCGAAGCGGCGCAGGCCCGCTTGCTGGCAGCGCTGAACGCCTATCCCGCCCCCTTCGTCATCTATGATTCCGACGACTGTCTCGTCGTGTGTAACGACGCCTATCGAGCCTCCATGTCGAGCGATCCGGACGAGCTTAAAACCGGCATGCACCGAACTCTGGTCGCGCGCATCGCCATTCGTTCGGGCAAGATTGCCAACGCGATCGGACGCGAAGAAGAGTGGATGTCCGACGACCATCAGGAGGTCGATGTCGCCAAGCCCGTTCAGGACCTGGAGTTGCCGGGCGATGTCCATCACCGGCTGCTGCGGACACGCGTCGAAAACGGTGACCTGGTCATGCTCCGCATCGACACGACCGAACTGGTGCGCCAGCGCCGGGCCCTGGAAGAAACACAGGACCGCCTGTTCTCTGCGATCAACGCCTATCCCGATCCCTTTGCGATCTACGATGAAAACCACAACCTGGTAATCTGGAACCCGGCCTACGCGATATCGATGTCGGACAATCCGGACGAAATCAGAGCTGGCACCAGTTTGAAAGACCTTCTCGGCACGGCCGCGAAATGCGGCCGTATCCCGGCGGCCATCGGGCGCGAAGAGAAATGGGTCGAGGCGTATTGCACACCAAATGTTCTGGAACCCGGTGTCGAGGATTTCGAGTTCTCCGACGACCAGCATCACCGGATGGTTCGCTCGCGTACCGAAAAGGGTGAATATGTCGTCCTGCGCCTGAACATCACGGAAGTCGTTCGCCAGCAACGTGCGCTGGAACGCTATTCCGCACAGTTGGAGAAGGCGAACCAGGAAATTACCTACAAGGCCCTTCACGACGACCTGACAGGTCTCGGAAACCGGCGCTATCTCACCCAGAAATTCGGGGACTTTGTCCAGCGACGCATCGACCGCGGCGGCGAGATCGCGGCCCTGCATATCGACCTGGACCGTTTCAAACAGATCAATGACACGATGGGTCACGCCGCCGGCGACGAGGTGCTGCTGGACATTTCCAGGCGCATTCTGGCAAGGGCGGACGCGGAAGACGTCGTCGCCCGCATCGGCGGGGATGAATTCGTGGTGCTGCTCTATGTGTCCGGCGACGACGTCGACCGGCCCAAAGACCTCGCCAATGTGCTGCTTGAGGACCTGTCACGCCCGATGCGCTATGAGGGGAAGATCTGCCGTTTCGGTGCCTCGATCGGCCTGGCGCGCACGCCGCTTGCCGATATCGACCAGCTACTGACCAATTCCGACGTCGCGCTCTACAAGGCCAAGCGGCGCGGGCGCGGGCAACTCGGCGTCTTCGACCAGTCAGACCTTGAAGAGGTGCAGCGTACGAAGGATGTCGCCGACGACCTGCTGCGCGCGATCGAAACCGATGAGTTCGTGCCTTTCTATCAGCCGCAGGTGGATGCCGCGACTCGGCAGGTTGTCGGCATCGAGGCGCTGGCCCGCTGGCATCACCCTGAAAAAGGAATCCTGACACCGGCTGCCTTTCTGTCGGTTGCAACGGATCTGCATGTGGCGGCAGACATTGACCGGATGATCTTCGAACGGGCGGTCCGGGAATGCCAGCAGGCATTCGGGGCTTACCGCCAACCGCTGTCGCTGTCGTTCAATGTCAGTGAAAACCGGATCAACGACAGCGAAGTAAACGCCATCCGCGACTGCGTGGACACCTATGCCGGCCAGATCAGCTTCGAGCTTCTGGAAACCATCTTTCTGGAGGAGCAGGACGATGATTTCCTGGCCCGTCTTCGCCAACTGCGCGAACTGGGGATCGGCATCGAAGTCGATGATTTCGGCAGTGGGCGCGCGTCGGTCGTAGCGCTGCAGCGGATCAACCCGGACCGGCTCAAAATCGACCGGCGGCTTGTTTCGCTGGTTGCCGAAGGCAGCGGCGGACTGCGCCTGCTGCGTTCGATCATCGAAATCGGCCAGGCCCTCGAACTGGGCGTCACTGCGGAAGGTGTGGAAACGCGTGAGCAGGCCGAGATCCTGACCCGGCTCGGCTGCGACCGGCTGCAAGGGTTCTACTTCGCCAGACCCATGGCGTTTTCAGATCTGCTGACTTACCTGGAAACGCCCGACAGCCTGGTTCGCGGCGCTTAG
- a CDS encoding DUF1272 domain-containing protein: MLLLKPNCECCDKDLPPSATDARICTFECTFCADCAENRFGDTCPNCGGNFVERPVRPEKHLVKNPASTKRFTKAHPQCADLQV; the protein is encoded by the coding sequence ATGCTTTTGCTCAAACCGAATTGCGAGTGTTGCGACAAGGATCTTCCCCCTTCGGCAACCGACGCCCGCATCTGCACTTTCGAATGCACCTTCTGCGCCGACTGCGCTGAAAACCGCTTCGGTGACACCTGCCCCAACTGCGGCGGCAACTTTGTCGAACGGCCAGTGCGGCCCGAAAAACACCTTGTCAAAAATCCGGCCTCCACAAAACGGTTCACCAAGGCGCATCCGCAATGCGCGGACCTTCAGGTCTGA
- a CDS encoding YafY family protein: MRRGDRLFELIEILRRARGPVAATAIAAELEVCKRTVYRDVAALMAQRVPIRGEAGVGYVLEAGFHMPPLMLTPDEIEAAVLGAQWVQTRGEPDMRRSAASLVAKIEAIAPDNLHSFFAEPVTGVAPVETPPEVLASSDIRAAIRRQKKIRLEYRDDTGMLTDRTVWPVLLGYRDEGRILAAWCELRCGFRYFRTERITQAEILEDRVPKRLAQLRADWERAMAAERQRYDAPEAGHADEPASDKT, translated from the coding sequence ATGCGGCGCGGCGACCGGCTGTTTGAACTGATCGAGATCCTGAGACGTGCGCGCGGCCCTGTTGCCGCCACGGCGATTGCGGCGGAACTGGAAGTGTGCAAACGCACGGTCTACCGGGACGTTGCTGCGCTGATGGCGCAACGGGTTCCGATCCGCGGCGAAGCCGGGGTCGGGTATGTGCTGGAGGCGGGATTTCACATGCCGCCGCTGATGCTCACGCCGGATGAAATCGAAGCAGCGGTTCTTGGGGCACAGTGGGTGCAGACACGCGGCGAACCGGACATGCGGCGTTCGGCGGCCAGCCTCGTTGCCAAGATCGAGGCCATCGCCCCGGACAATCTGCACAGCTTCTTCGCGGAGCCGGTGACCGGCGTCGCACCGGTGGAGACGCCGCCAGAGGTGCTCGCCTCCTCCGATATCCGGGCCGCGATCCGGCGGCAGAAAAAAATCAGGCTGGAATACCGGGACGACACGGGAATGCTGACGGACAGGACTGTCTGGCCCGTTCTGCTCGGATACAGGGACGAGGGCCGGATCCTGGCTGCGTGGTGCGAATTACGGTGCGGCTTCCGGTATTTCCGGACCGAGCGGATCACACAGGCAGAGATACTGGAAGATCGCGTTCCCAAACGCCTGGCTCAGCTCCGTGCCGACTGGGAGCGCGCGATGGCGGCGGAGCGCCAAAGATACGACGCACCCGAAGCGGGTCACGCGGACGAACCAGCTTCAGACAAGACCTGA
- a CDS encoding GFA family protein — MENSDRKISGSCCCGAVRFTVKGTPGMMGTCHCSRCRKLGATPFVFVKREQFELVSGEAEIACFQPEAPYTYVRSFCRRCGTALGEPLSEETSFPLNAHCFDDDPGVRNTFHEFVAEKPAWYEICDGARQFPGHPET, encoded by the coding sequence GTGGAGAACTCGGACAGGAAAATTTCGGGAAGCTGCTGTTGTGGCGCCGTGCGGTTCACCGTCAAGGGTACGCCGGGCATGATGGGAACCTGTCACTGCTCTCGCTGCCGGAAACTGGGCGCGACGCCATTCGTTTTCGTCAAGCGGGAGCAGTTTGAGCTTGTGAGCGGGGAAGCCGAAATTGCCTGCTTCCAGCCCGAAGCGCCCTATACCTATGTGCGCTCCTTTTGCCGGCGCTGCGGGACGGCGCTCGGAGAGCCACTGTCGGAGGAAACTTCCTTTCCCCTCAACGCGCATTGTTTCGACGATGATCCGGGTGTCCGCAACACGTTTCACGAATTCGTCGCCGAAAAGCCGGCCTGGTATGAAATCTGTGACGGTGCACGGCAATTTCCGGGGCATCCGGAAACCTGA
- a CDS encoding adenylate/guanylate cyclase domain-containing protein — protein sequence MPALRLPPPLRFLERLREMQEEEKQQALSNPFLAQALEKEKMEGHRLAIIARTVALILIGILLPFLNFSPSVLFYEATLLMFIALGWLQLRLASVGYSKSELLLIFADVSLLTLLFVTPNPFLSQEVPTAFMYRFDNFIYFFIFLALGTLAYSYRTVWAMGTWIVVLWLIGSVGVSWFGHKIPELNTAAASAFAGYPLIEDELDPNSVQPGVRVQELVVMLIVAAILAIKGWRSNQLLMRQANIAAERANLSRYFPSSLVDVLASTDRDIGAVRTQDVAVLFTDIVGFTKYAEEHSPEDVMELLRHYHAFVERSIFQNGGTLDKYLGDGVMATFGTPETGPGDAANALKAALQLIEETESFNTEREAQGQIPINVSIGVHFGPVILGDIGPSRRLEFAVVGDTVNVASRLEASTRELGCKCVVSEELMRRAGLSDDADEPVTRFSHRKPIKLRGRQNEIDVWTV from the coding sequence ATGCCAGCTCTCAGATTACCACCGCCACTCAGGTTCCTGGAACGCCTGCGCGAGATGCAGGAAGAAGAAAAGCAGCAGGCCCTTTCAAATCCCTTCCTGGCGCAAGCGCTGGAAAAGGAAAAGATGGAGGGGCACAGGCTTGCGATCATCGCCCGGACAGTCGCGCTGATCCTTATCGGTATTTTGCTGCCCTTTCTGAATTTCAGCCCGAGTGTTCTTTTCTACGAAGCCACCTTGCTGATGTTCATTGCCCTTGGCTGGCTGCAACTGCGCCTCGCGAGCGTCGGCTATTCGAAGTCGGAGCTGTTGCTGATCTTTGCCGATGTAAGCCTGCTGACGCTCCTGTTCGTGACGCCGAACCCGTTCCTGAGCCAGGAAGTACCGACGGCCTTCATGTACCGGTTCGACAATTTCATCTACTTCTTCATTTTCCTCGCCCTGGGCACGCTGGCCTATTCGTACCGGACGGTCTGGGCCATGGGCACCTGGATTGTCGTGCTGTGGCTGATCGGTTCCGTCGGCGTTTCCTGGTTTGGACACAAGATACCGGAGCTGAACACCGCTGCCGCGAGTGCATTTGCGGGATATCCTCTCATCGAAGACGAGCTGGATCCCAACAGCGTTCAACCCGGCGTGCGCGTGCAGGAACTGGTCGTCATGCTGATCGTCGCCGCGATCCTTGCCATCAAGGGATGGCGCTCGAACCAGTTGCTGATGCGCCAGGCGAACATTGCCGCCGAGCGCGCGAACCTGTCGCGATATTTCCCGTCGAGCCTCGTCGATGTCCTTGCGTCAACGGACCGGGACATCGGTGCGGTGCGCACGCAGGACGTCGCCGTTCTTTTCACGGATATTGTCGGCTTCACCAAATATGCGGAAGAACACTCGCCGGAAGACGTGATGGAGCTGCTCCGTCACTACCATGCATTCGTCGAACGCTCGATTTTCCAGAACGGCGGCACTCTGGACAAATATCTGGGGGACGGTGTCATGGCAACGTTCGGCACACCGGAGACGGGCCCCGGCGACGCGGCCAATGCGCTCAAGGCGGCCCTGCAGCTCATCGAGGAAACCGAGAGCTTCAACACGGAACGGGAGGCACAGGGACAAATCCCGATCAACGTCTCGATCGGCGTTCATTTCGGACCGGTCATCCTGGGCGATATCGGCCCGTCGCGCAGGCTGGAGTTTGCCGTTGTCGGCGACACGGTCAACGTCGCCAGCAGGTTGGAAGCCTCCACCCGCGAACTCGGATGCAAATGCGTCGTCAGCGAGGAGCTGATGCGCCGGGCGGGCTTGTCCGACGACGCGGACGAACCGGTGACAAGGTTCTCGCACCGCAAACCCATCAAGCTGCGCGGACGGCAGAACGAAATCGACGTCTGGACGGTTTGA
- a CDS encoding DUF4345 domain-containing protein, which produces MNLHVTRLTLGLAGALALGIGAAITLAPDAFYASYGIVLPAGADFHSEVRAPGANLALLGALIFLGALKADWTRFSAMLGTALFLAYAAGRMVSIVLDGMPSDAILLALAIELVVGGLCALSLRRARRQSLLEENSQRAV; this is translated from the coding sequence ATGAACTTACACGTCACGCGATTGACGCTCGGCCTGGCCGGTGCACTCGCCCTCGGGATCGGCGCGGCCATCACGCTTGCACCGGATGCGTTTTATGCCTCCTACGGGATCGTGCTTCCGGCCGGCGCGGACTTCCACAGCGAAGTCAGGGCACCTGGCGCCAACCTCGCCCTCCTCGGAGCCCTGATTTTCCTCGGGGCTCTCAAGGCGGACTGGACCCGATTTTCGGCAATGCTCGGGACCGCCCTCTTTCTTGCCTACGCGGCAGGCCGGATGGTGAGCATCGTGCTTGATGGGATGCCATCGGATGCCATCCTGCTTGCCCTCGCGATCGAACTTGTGGTGGGCGGTCTGTGCGCACTCTCACTGAGACGCGCAAGACGCCAATCGCTTTTGGAGGAAAATTCCCAGCGAGCGGTATGA